One Armatimonadota bacterium genomic window, CGTAAAGGCTTGCGTCGATTGGCCCGCCGTCAGTGTAGGTTCCGGCCCCCGCGCCCGAGACGGAGAAGCTGCCGAGCAGCGTCACCGGCGGGTAGACATTGTTCGCGCTCAGGGCCACTCCCTGACTGCGGGCGAGTTCCGCGAATGACGGGGAAAACCTCGCCGCGTTGGCCGTAGCCATCAGGTCCAGGGTGTTGTGCGATACATCACCTCGATTTCTGAGGTGCGCCATCAGATTGTTGAGCGAGAACGCCAGCAGGCCGTAGAGGCTCTTCGCCCCCGCTTTCAGATTCTCAAGATGCTGAAGTTCGCCGGGCAGCAGGTCTGCCGCCGTAGATGCGTCGTCGCCGCCGGTCGGCGAGGCGATAGTTTGCACCCGCGTGACGTTGACCTTTGCCGCCTTGCTGATAGCTCCGGCCTCGACCCCCGTGCCGAACGCCGTCGCGATGCGGTCCAGTTGAACCCCCAGCGAGTCTGTCATGGCGAGTAGATTAGCCCAGGTTATCAATTGCGGTCACCTCCATTCCCTCGATCTGCCTGAGCTGAGTTGCCAACTCCGACAGTTTGTAGGGAAAATCCTCCGGCAGGTCGTGAGACGTTATCCTCAGCTCCTGCCCGGTCTCGATTACGAGGCCATTGTTGCTGTAGACCCGACGCACTCCTTCCGGCCCGACATCAAACTTTATGGCCAGCCCCTTTGGCTCCACGATACTCGTGGTCTTCGGTGCCTCGGTCTTATCTTCTGTATTAGCAGGCATTATTGCCCTCCTATGCTCCAGGAATGATTCCTGCACGCATAGCGCGCACGATTCCCTCCCGGTAAAATTGTCTTGCTTGTGAACCCATAGTCTGAATAGCCCGTGTTCGCCAAGGCGCTGGATAACGACATTTCATGTCGTGACGAGCTGCCGCATAGCCACTATCGTTGAAGATAACCCCCAGGTAGGCCGACGCGATCCGCATTCGCTCTGATCGCCGCAGGTTGCCTGACCGATGCCAGGCCGGTTTCTTGCCCTCGCGCGTCTCTGACATGGTTCGAGAGTTCAGGAAGTTCTTACGAGCGCTAAACCGTCGCCCATCCGAGTCCGCTTTACGCTTGCGTTCGATCTGTGTCTCCATGCGGTTGGGGATAGGCTTATCGTAGATCATCTCTTTCAGGTTCTTGCGCGATTCTTGATAGATCGCGGCGGTAGCTTTGGCCGTGGCCGCCCTCATCTCCGGGGCAATAGCTTGTTCTCGACGCTGCCAGGCGCGCGATAATTGTTGAGCATTTGATCGTATGCCGACGTTTATCATGGCAGATAAGACCCGTTTGAATCTTCGAGAGTTTCCCAGAGAGCAGTCAGCCCGCCGCTTTTTGAATCCGTGTCAGGAGTGCTCGTCACAAAAGCGGGAAGTGCGAATCCCACGTCTCCCTCGGGTTGGATGTCATACATTGCGAAGATGTCCTGTGCGCGTTTACGGTAATCATCCCGCAGCGCGGCGGCCTCCTCCGGGTCGATATACTCCCGAGGAAGGTCTGAGCCCACAAAACCGATCATGGTCGCCGTGATGGCCTGCCAAATCACCGCCAACGTCGCCCAGGTTACCGAGTTCTTGAGCAAGATCGCGTCGTCGTCGCTCGCCGCGGTGTAAACATCCCCGAGTTGCTTGCGATAAAGCGCATCGACCACGGTGATCTCCCTTTCGCAGAGCGCGATCATCTCGTCCTCTGTGTCAAATTTTGGAAAGTAGGCAAGAAGCAACTGCCCCTCGTCCACCACTTCCTGGCCGGTCGGCTTAACGGTTGCCATAACTAACTATCCTCTCCTGATTGAGGCTTCCGAGTCTTCGACTTCGAGTCATCGCTCTTACTCTCGACTTTAGTCCTGGCCTGAACTTCGCCATCGGCGACTACCTCGGACGAAGCAGTTACCTCCGTCTCCGGTTCCGCCGTTGCGCCATCCGGAGTAGGACCCTCTTCTAACTGTGTCTGATCGCCCTCTGGTCTGGGCTGAAGCTCGGCCTCACCCACGCCTGGATCGTCCTCAATCTTGATCTCGGCCTCAGGCTTCGCCTCAGACTGGGCATCTTCCTCGATCTCGACCTCCTCGACAACCAGCGCAGGATCGTCTTCAATCCCCGGCGGCAACCTATCGATGTAGGTCCATTCGCTCGCCGACCAGAACCGCCCCGCGGCATACCAGCCGTCCTCGCCCTTGTGTTGTTTTATGGCTTTTACTCTGTAAAGCATCGTGTTCTCCTAACAATTCAGGCGAGACCGTTAAGCCTCGCCTGATGATCTTTAGCTCAATTGGTTATTAGTCTAAGTGACGATGCTGCCGACCGCGTTCTGCCACAAGCCGTAGCCCACATTGAAGCGCTCTCGGACGCCATACGTATAGCAATCAGTCATGAAGCCGATCTCCGAGGCGGCCTCAAGAGACCGGAGCTCCACAGCATCACTCTGTTGCAGAATAAGCGGCTTTATGACGCCCTTGGTGCAAAGTAGAAACCAGTCGCTGCTGTCGGTCAGATACGGGTTGACTTGAAGATCAACAATACCCTGGAGGGTATTCTTTGCCAGGTTAGCCGTAGTAGTGCCCTCCCCCGGATAGTAGACCGACTCAAGCAGCTCGCGTGCAGTAAACTGCAGGGCGGGCGGGACCACGAGCATGTCAGGGATAATCCCCAGGAGTTCGCCATTCTCATCCTTGAAACCCTCCATCAGGAGGATAGCCGCGATCAGGGAGCTCTTGCTGAGAGCGTCGGTAAGTTTGTTACTCTGAACCGGGCTCTTCGGGTTGTTGGGTTCCTGGTGAGTCGTGTCGAAGAAGTACTTGCCGTCATAGCATTTGTTTGTTGCACCAGCAGCTAGAGTCTGGAGAACGAGCTTGCCCTTGAATCGAGCAGCTTGCTGTGCAAGGCTCTGCACACGCAGTTTGACCTGGCCATACTGGTCAGCGTCAATGACCTCGCGCTCAATTGCAAGTGTGTCTTCCCACTTCTTGTTCTTGATAGTATAGTCGTGGGCCACAAGTCCCTGCGGAACCCTGCGGTCCTTGAACTCGCGCATGCCCTTGGTCGGGCCAAGCCAACCATACTTCTCTCCGTCGCGCCCATCGCCACTCGGGGCAATGGTAACGATGCGCTGATATTGGTTGTCAGTCTCGGCCTCCAGGGCCATAAAAAATAAGGTCTTCAGGGCATCCTGAAGAACCTCTTGAACATTACCTTTGGTTATCGGCATCTATGTCTCCCTCCTAGCTAGCGGCCGCCTGGGTCACCCCGGCATATCCGTCAATGCTGAT contains:
- a CDS encoding Mu-like prophage major head subunit gpT family protein is translated as MPITKGNVQEVLQDALKTLFFMALEAETDNQYQRIVTIAPSGDGRDGEKYGWLGPTKGMREFKDRRVPQGLVAHDYTIKNKKWEDTLAIEREVIDADQYGQVKLRVQSLAQQAARFKGKLVLQTLAAGATNKCYDGKYFFDTTHQEPNNPKSPVQSNKLTDALSKSSLIAAILLMEGFKDENGELLGIIPDMLVVPPALQFTARELLESVYYPGEGTTTANLAKNTLQGIVDLQVNPYLTDSSDWFLLCTKGVIKPLILQQSDAVELRSLEAASEIGFMTDCYTYGVRERFNVGYGLWQNAVGSIVT